Proteins from a single region of Bartonella sp. M0283:
- a CDS encoding glutamate racemase — translation MKLVKPVAIFDAGIGSYAIVDLLHRKQPQRDIIYFADRAHFPYGKKTADELVEIVKQTFKRLMRYDPSAIIIASNAPSIMVFDRVKDSSPVPLYGVFPPLEEAERKSRSGHVAIMGVASMVKSEMGKAFVKNHSKNPDNVALVNASPMVELVESGTFLFNPEKTQREVDRFMGDLLEKYPAVDTCTLSSTHLPWLKNFFEKAAPQCCFLDPAESIIGKLEKKYSGSGLIQGLVTESAEYRLQDFKKMLRKLDITIPLDVIADE, via the coding sequence ATGAAACTCGTAAAGCCCGTTGCCATTTTTGATGCCGGTATCGGCTCTTATGCCATTGTGGATCTGTTACATAGAAAACAACCGCAACGCGATATTATCTATTTTGCCGATCGGGCCCATTTCCCATATGGGAAAAAAACGGCTGACGAGCTTGTCGAAATTGTCAAACAGACATTCAAACGATTGATGCGTTACGACCCCTCAGCCATCATTATCGCTTCCAACGCGCCATCCATTATGGTGTTTGACCGCGTCAAAGACAGTTCGCCCGTGCCGCTTTATGGCGTATTTCCGCCGCTTGAAGAAGCGGAAAGAAAAAGCCGGAGTGGTCATGTGGCAATTATGGGTGTAGCCTCGATGGTGAAAAGCGAGATGGGGAAGGCATTTGTCAAAAATCACAGTAAAAATCCGGACAATGTCGCTCTCGTCAATGCCTCACCGATGGTTGAACTGGTCGAAAGCGGAACTTTCCTGTTTAATCCGGAAAAAACGCAAAGAGAAGTCGACCGTTTCATGGGAGATTTGTTGGAAAAATATCCCGCAGTTGATACGTGCACACTTTCAAGCACCCATCTGCCTTGGCTTAAAAACTTCTTTGAAAAAGCAGCACCACAATGCTGTTTTCTTGATCCGGCTGAAAGCATTATCGGAAAACTTGAAAAAAAATATTCAGGAAGCGGCCTTATTCAAGGTCTGGTAACCGAAAGTGCCGAATACAGGTTACAAGACTTCAAAAAAATGCTGCGTAAACTCGACATTACAATTCCACTCGATGTCATTGCAGACGAATAG
- a CDS encoding UPF0262 family protein — MEKARLIDVELDETIGRSTPEVEHERAVAIFDLIEENSFMPVGDTGTGPYKLKLSLVDRRLVFDISRENGEWVTTHILSLGPFRRIVKDYYLICDSYYEAIRSATPTKIEAIDMGRRGLHNEGSTTLQDRLRGKIDMDFKTARRLFTLLCVLYWKG, encoded by the coding sequence GTGGAGAAGGCGCGGCTCATTGATGTCGAACTTGATGAAACCATCGGGCGTTCGACGCCCGAGGTCGAGCATGAGCGTGCAGTTGCTATTTTCGATCTCATTGAGGAAAATAGTTTTATGCCCGTGGGAGACACCGGAACCGGTCCCTATAAACTGAAATTGTCGCTTGTTGACAGGCGTCTGGTCTTCGATATTTCCCGTGAAAATGGCGAATGGGTAACCACCCATATACTTTCGCTAGGGCCGTTTCGACGCATTGTTAAAGATTATTATCTGATCTGTGACAGTTATTACGAGGCGATACGGTCTGCAACGCCTACAAAAATCGAAGCAATCGATATGGGCCGTCGCGGTTTGCACAATGAAGGGTCGACCACTCTGCAAGATCGCCTACGCGGAAAAATAGATATGGATTTCAAAACGGCGCGGCGGCTTTTTACTCTTCTTTGTGTTTTATACTGGAAAGGGTGA
- a CDS encoding low molecular weight phosphatase family protein, producing the protein MAEDYKSTSRRPSSVLFVCGQNSIRSPIAEALTRKMFPDIYVASAGVVKGNRDPFAAAVIAEDGLSMEGHNPRGLEELSDGYFDLAITLTPQAHHAVLEQMRGFSVDVEYWPTPDPALATGSREQILDAYRDIRENLKKRIMARFANK; encoded by the coding sequence ATGGCCGAAGATTATAAATCAACATCGAGACGCCCTTCATCAGTGCTTTTTGTTTGCGGACAGAATTCTATACGCTCGCCAATAGCCGAGGCGCTGACACGCAAGATGTTTCCGGATATTTATGTTGCATCCGCCGGCGTCGTCAAAGGCAATCGTGATCCTTTTGCAGCCGCAGTTATTGCCGAAGACGGGCTTTCCATGGAAGGGCATAATCCGCGCGGGCTGGAGGAATTGTCGGATGGATATTTCGATCTTGCCATCACCCTCACGCCGCAAGCTCATCATGCAGTGCTCGAACAGATGCGCGGGTTTTCGGTCGATGTCGAATATTGGCCAACGCCCGATCCGGCACTTGCAACGGGTTCGCGCGAACAAATTCTTGATGCCTATCGGGATATCAGGGAAAACCTGAAAAAGCGGATAATGGCGCGCTTTGCCAATAAATGA
- the infA gene encoding translation initiation factor IF-1: MAKEEVLEFSGVITELLPNAMFRVKLDNDHEIIAHTAGRMRKNRIRVLAGDKVMVEMTPYDLTKGRITYRYK; this comes from the coding sequence ATGGCCAAAGAAGAAGTATTGGAATTTTCCGGCGTGATTACGGAGCTTTTACCCAATGCGATGTTTCGCGTAAAGCTCGACAATGATCACGAAATCATTGCTCATACAGCAGGACGTATGCGCAAGAACCGCATCAGAGTTCTTGCTGGAGACAAGGTTATGGTGGAAATGACACCCTATGACCTGACCAAGGGTAGGATCACCTACCGTTATAAATAA
- the clpB gene encoding ATP-dependent chaperone ClpB: MNLEKYTERVQGFLQSAQNFALSSDNQQFVPEHLLKVLLDDNEGLCSSLIEKAGGNVKAAKEALATALSALPKVSGGNGQLYMSEAMAKVFTKAEELAEKAGDSFVTVERLLQALLMEPKAKTAEILSKSGVTPTALNKAINEMRKGRTADSANAEAQYDALKKYARDLTKDAREGKLDPVIGRDEEIRRTIQVLSRRTKNNPVLIGEPGVGKTAIVEGLALRIVNGDVPETLRDKSLLALDMGALIAGAKYRGEFEERLKAVLTEVQAANGEIILFIDEMHTLVGAGKSDGAMDASNLLKPALARGELHCVGATTLEEYRKYVEKDAALARRFQPVFVDEPTVEDTISILRGIKEKYEQHHKVRISDSALVAAATLSNRYITDRFLPDKAIDLIDEAASRLRMQVDSKPEELDEIDRRVMQLKIEREALKAETDPASKDRLEKLEDELVELEEQSHEITAKWQSEKQKLGHAAELKKQLEAARNNLAIAQRNGEYQKAGELSYSIIPQLAKQLEEAESQENHGSILEETVTPDHIAQVVSRWTGIPVDSMLEGEREKLLRMEDELAKRVVGQGEAIQAVSRAVRRARAGLQDPNRPIGSFIFLGPTGVGKTELTKALAKFLFQDETAMVRIDMSEYMEKHSVARLIGAPPGYVGYEEGGALTEAVRRRPYQVILFDEIEKAHPDVFNVLLQVLDDGRLTDGQGRTVDFRNTLIIMTSNLGAEYLTALDDNDEAEKARDDVMAVVKAAFRPEFLNRVDEIILFHRLHRKEMGAIVDIQLQRLQSLLSDRKIKLVIDDSAREFLADKGYDPAYGARPLKRVIQREVQDPLAERLLIGDILDGSTVNISRGSDRLIFTPTPTHPVDESKVEDKVNETAEEKADEKKPDTKPNKPKK; this comes from the coding sequence ATGAATTTAGAAAAATATACCGAGCGCGTGCAGGGGTTCTTACAGTCTGCACAAAACTTTGCCTTATCATCGGACAATCAGCAGTTCGTTCCCGAGCACTTGTTAAAAGTGCTATTGGATGACAATGAGGGCCTTTGCTCTTCATTGATAGAGAAGGCTGGCGGCAACGTAAAAGCGGCAAAAGAGGCGTTGGCAACGGCACTTTCGGCATTGCCAAAAGTAAGTGGCGGCAATGGCCAGCTTTATATGTCGGAAGCTATGGCCAAGGTTTTTACCAAAGCAGAAGAATTGGCCGAAAAAGCAGGAGACAGCTTTGTGACTGTCGAGCGCCTTTTACAAGCTCTGTTGATGGAACCGAAAGCCAAGACAGCAGAAATACTTTCTAAAAGTGGGGTTACGCCAACAGCGTTAAACAAGGCGATCAATGAAATGAGAAAAGGACGCACAGCTGATTCGGCCAATGCCGAAGCACAGTATGACGCATTGAAGAAATATGCGCGTGATTTGACGAAAGATGCGCGCGAGGGGAAACTTGACCCTGTCATCGGGCGTGATGAAGAAATCCGCCGGACAATTCAGGTGTTGTCGCGGCGCACCAAAAATAATCCGGTGCTGATCGGTGAACCGGGCGTTGGTAAAACGGCTATTGTTGAAGGGCTGGCTTTGCGTATTGTGAACGGCGATGTTCCCGAAACATTACGGGACAAATCGCTTCTTGCCCTTGATATGGGAGCATTAATTGCCGGTGCAAAATATCGTGGCGAGTTTGAAGAGCGCCTGAAAGCGGTTTTGACCGAGGTTCAGGCAGCAAATGGCGAAATCATCCTGTTTATTGATGAAATGCACACATTGGTTGGTGCCGGTAAATCGGATGGCGCAATGGATGCGTCCAATTTGTTGAAACCGGCTCTTGCCCGTGGTGAACTTCATTGTGTCGGTGCGACGACTCTCGAAGAATATCGCAAATATGTTGAAAAGGACGCGGCCCTTGCCCGTCGTTTCCAACCGGTTTTTGTTGACGAGCCGACAGTTGAAGACACCATTTCGATTCTGCGTGGCATTAAGGAAAAATACGAGCAACACCATAAAGTCCGGATTTCCGATTCGGCCCTCGTTGCCGCTGCAACTTTGTCGAATCGTTATATTACCGACCGGTTTTTGCCAGATAAAGCGATTGACCTTATTGATGAAGCGGCTTCGCGGTTGCGTATGCAGGTTGATTCGAAACCGGAAGAACTCGATGAAATTGATCGTCGTGTCATGCAGTTGAAGATCGAGCGGGAAGCTTTGAAAGCCGAAACCGATCCTGCTTCGAAAGATCGATTGGAAAAACTCGAAGACGAATTGGTCGAGCTTGAAGAACAATCGCATGAAATCACTGCAAAATGGCAATCTGAAAAACAGAAATTGGGTCATGCTGCCGAGTTGAAGAAACAATTGGAAGCAGCACGCAACAATTTGGCTATTGCCCAACGTAACGGTGAATATCAGAAAGCTGGTGAACTTTCTTACAGCATCATTCCGCAATTGGCTAAACAATTGGAAGAGGCTGAAAGTCAGGAAAATCACGGCTCGATTCTTGAAGAAACCGTCACACCCGATCACATTGCGCAAGTGGTATCGCGCTGGACCGGTATTCCGGTTGATAGCATGCTGGAAGGCGAACGTGAGAAACTTCTGAGAATGGAAGACGAGCTTGCCAAACGCGTTGTCGGACAAGGCGAAGCAATTCAGGCTGTTTCGCGCGCAGTAAGGCGTGCACGGGCCGGCTTGCAAGACCCGAACAGGCCGATTGGTTCGTTTATTTTCTTAGGTCCTACAGGTGTTGGTAAAACCGAGCTCACCAAGGCTCTGGCAAAATTCCTGTTCCAGGACGAGACCGCAATGGTTCGTATCGACATGTCGGAATATATGGAAAAGCATTCGGTTGCCCGTTTGATCGGTGCTCCTCCGGGATATGTCGGTTATGAAGAAGGCGGTGCTTTGACAGAAGCGGTTCGTCGTCGGCCCTATCAGGTCATCCTGTTTGATGAAATTGAAAAAGCCCATCCGGATGTTTTCAATGTTCTTTTGCAGGTTCTTGATGACGGACGCTTGACCGATGGTCAGGGGCGCACTGTCGACTTCCGCAATACGCTTATCATTATGACATCAAATCTCGGTGCCGAATATTTGACGGCTCTTGACGATAATGATGAAGCTGAAAAAGCCCGTGATGATGTTATGGCAGTGGTTAAAGCTGCATTCAGACCGGAATTTCTCAACCGTGTTGATGAAATTATCCTGTTCCACCGGTTGCACCGGAAAGAAATGGGCGCCATTGTCGATATCCAGTTGCAGCGTTTGCAATCATTATTGTCAGACCGGAAGATCAAACTTGTTATTGATGATAGTGCTCGCGAATTTCTTGCCGATAAGGGGTATGACCCTGCTTATGGTGCACGGCCTCTTAAACGGGTTATCCAGAGAGAAGTTCAGGATCCGCTCGCTGAAAGGCTGCTGATCGGCGATATTCTTGATGGTTCGACTGTCAATATTTCGCGCGGTTCCGATCGCCTGATCTTCACACCGACGCCAACTCATCCTGTTGATGAATCGAAAGTCGAGGACAAGGTTAACGAAACTGCCGAGGAAAAGGCAGATGAAAAAAAGCCGGATACAAAGCCGAATAAACCTAAAAAATAA
- a CDS encoding sensor histidine kinase — MISAPHSSPAVEKLHVSALTQAIHGADIFVLYQTPDMVYRWAENLPEIIAEKWFAGCRDSDFLSEKLSKNMMDIKLQVLETGKMHTLEARFENSNNRIFWFKFSIDCHRDERGEIVGLLTTGVNITELRRREQVLKALLREVSHRSKNLLAIIQSVAGQTARYTDSLQTFLKKFQGRIQSLSHSQDLVTDSDWRGAHFRELFLSQTSNYLEKEHRRFTIDGDDPYLFPGAALHIGLAFHELIINSLSYGALSKPDGMIHVTSRIEKDEGKPSQLCISWYEVFSPGHTLDNDRRACFGSAVLEKIVPVSVNGTASLEFTNDGVVYHLTLPDTYFDFYA, encoded by the coding sequence ATGATATCGGCTCCCCATTCTTCACCTGCTGTTGAAAAATTGCATGTGAGTGCCTTGACGCAGGCCATCCATGGAGCCGATATTTTTGTTCTTTATCAGACCCCCGACATGGTTTATCGCTGGGCAGAAAACTTGCCGGAAATCATAGCCGAAAAGTGGTTTGCAGGCTGTCGCGACAGCGATTTTTTATCCGAAAAACTTTCCAAAAATATGATGGATATCAAATTGCAGGTTTTGGAAACCGGCAAGATGCACACGTTGGAAGCCCGATTTGAAAACAGTAACAATCGTATTTTCTGGTTCAAGTTTTCGATTGATTGTCACCGTGACGAGCGGGGAGAAATCGTCGGTTTATTAACGACTGGCGTTAATATAACCGAATTGCGCCGGCGTGAACAGGTCCTGAAAGCTTTACTGAGGGAAGTAAGTCATCGTTCAAAAAATCTTCTTGCCATTATTCAAAGCGTGGCCGGTCAAACCGCCCGCTATACCGATTCCTTGCAAACTTTTTTAAAAAAATTTCAGGGGCGCATACAATCATTATCCCATTCACAAGATCTTGTGACTGATTCCGATTGGCGCGGTGCCCATTTTCGTGAATTGTTTTTAAGCCAAACATCAAATTATCTGGAAAAAGAACATCGGCGTTTTACAATTGATGGCGATGACCCCTATCTTTTTCCCGGTGCCGCATTGCATATCGGTTTGGCATTTCATGAACTCATCATCAATTCCCTTTCCTATGGAGCACTTTCAAAACCGGATGGTATGATCCATGTAACGAGCCGGATTGAAAAAGATGAAGGTAAGCCATCACAATTATGCATTTCCTGGTATGAAGTTTTTTCGCCCGGACACACGCTCGACAATGATCGGAGAGCCTGCTTTGGCAGTGCAGTCCTTGAAAAGATTGTTCCGGTTTCTGTAAACGGCACGGCAAGTCTCGAATTTACCAATGACGGCGTGGTTTATCACCTTACACTTCCCGATACTTATTTCGATTTTTACGCCTGA
- a CDS encoding Maf family nucleotide pyrophosphatase, with protein MTTNSVMPEEDPQVKTKLVLASASPRRLALLRQIGVFPDHLHPADIDETPRRLEHPRFLARRLAKEKAQRGAELVCVMPEFEHALVLAADTVVAVGRKILPKPADEDEARECLRLLSGRTHKVYTGVCLINAKGKSHHKLVESRVRFERLGREVIEAYLLSGEWQGKAGGYAIQGRAGCFALQISGSYSGIVGLPLAETAELLTTQNYPVFEHWQKDEV; from the coding sequence ATGACGACAAATTCTGTTATGCCGGAAGAAGACCCGCAGGTGAAAACCAAGCTTGTTCTTGCTTCAGCTTCGCCAAGACGCTTGGCATTGCTCCGGCAGATTGGTGTTTTCCCCGATCATTTGCATCCTGCCGATATTGACGAAACGCCAAGGCGTCTCGAACATCCGCGTTTTCTCGCAAGACGTTTGGCAAAGGAAAAAGCCCAAAGAGGTGCAGAACTCGTTTGTGTTATGCCGGAATTCGAGCATGCACTTGTTCTTGCTGCCGATACGGTCGTTGCCGTCGGGCGCAAAATTCTGCCCAAACCCGCCGATGAAGATGAAGCACGTGAATGTTTGCGACTTTTGTCTGGCCGGACGCATAAAGTTTATACCGGTGTCTGTCTTATTAACGCCAAGGGAAAGAGTCACCATAAGCTTGTCGAAAGCCGTGTACGTTTTGAACGATTGGGGCGCGAGGTTATCGAAGCCTATCTCTTGTCGGGCGAATGGCAGGGAAAAGCCGGAGGTTACGCCATTCAGGGGCGGGCCGGTTGTTTTGCCTTGCAAATATCCGGTTCCTATAGCGGGATTGTAGGCTTGCCGCTCGCTGAAACAGCGGAATTGTTAACAACACAGAATTATCCCGTATTTGAACATTGGCAGAAAGATGAGGTCTGA
- the yacG gene encoding DNA gyrase inhibitor YacG — translation MATSVKDQSRSTAKVYPLRSPRPCPECGKPSTREAYPFCSDRCRAIDLNRWLKGSYILPGKPFNNADEEE, via the coding sequence ATGGCAACATCAGTTAAAGACCAATCCCGATCAACCGCTAAAGTATATCCGCTGCGTTCACCAAGGCCATGCCCCGAATGTGGCAAACCTTCAACCCGCGAAGCTTATCCATTTTGTTCTGACCGTTGTCGTGCAATTGATCTCAATCGTTGGCTTAAAGGTTCATATATCTTGCCAGGTAAACCCTTTAACAATGCGGATGAAGAAGAATGA